In Brachypodium distachyon strain Bd21 chromosome 2, Brachypodium_distachyon_v3.0, whole genome shotgun sequence, one genomic interval encodes:
- the LOC100837983 gene encoding DELLA protein SLR1 yields MAMGSFPFQWSMDPAPLSSGVDGSLLPSFLPPPPAAAVPDDGTAYYAASDMHSVPCLPELAAPFQSRDSAAAELAMRRAEEEVAGIRLVHLLMSCAGAVEAGDHEAAAALLADANASLAAVSTSSGIGRVAVHFTDALSRRLFLSPPAGATPTPPAAADPEHAFLYHHFYEACPYLKFAHFTANQAILEAFHGCDSVHVVDFSLMQGLQWPALIQALALRPGGPPFLRITGIGPPSPPGGRDELRDVGLRLAELARSVRVRFSFRGVAANTLDEVHPWMLQIAPGEAVAVNSVLQLHRLLASPADLQAQAPIDAVLDCVASLRPKIFTVVEQEADHNKPGFLDRFTEALFYYSAVFDSLDATSAGASSNAAMAEAYLQREICDIVCHEGAARTERHEPLSRWRDRLGRAGLRAVPLGPGALRQARMLVGLFSGEGHSVEEAEGCLTLGWHGRTLFSASAWRAAGDGGGGEENIDSNNSNIGGGSSGSDSNNSSCGVVGAANMFL; encoded by the coding sequence ATGGCCATGGGCTCGTTCCCCTTCCAGTGGTCCATGGACCCCGCGCCGTTATCCTCCGGCGTCGACGGCAGTTTATTGCCGTCCTTTCTCCCGCCTCCCCCGGCCGCGGCAGTGCCAGACGACGGCACGGCCTACTACGCGGCATCGGACATGCACAGCGTCCCCTGTCTGCCCGAGCTCGCTGCACCCTTCCAGTCGCGGGattctgccgccgccgagctggCCATGCggcgcgcggaggaggaggtggccggcATCCGGCTCGTCCACCTCCTCATGAGCTGCGCGGGTGCCGTGGAGGCGGGCGACCAcgaggccgcggccgccctCCTTGCCGACGCGAACGCCTCTCTCGCGGCCGTCTCGACCTCCTCCGGCATCGGCCGCGTCGCCGTGCACTTCACCGACGCCCTATCCAGGCGGCTCTTCCTGTCCCCTCCTGCCGGCGCCACTCCGACTCCTCCGGCAGCCGCCGACCCGGAGCACGCCTTCCTCTACCACCACTTCTACGAGGCGTGCCCCTACCTCAAGTTCGCGCACTTCACGGCCAACCAGGCCATCCTCGAGGCCTTCCACGGCTGCGACAGCGTGCACGTCGTCGATTTCAGCCTCATGCAGGGCCTCCAGTGGCCCGCCTTGATCCAGGCCCTCGCTCTCCGCCCCGGCGGGCCGCCGTTCCTCCGGATCACCGGCATTGGCCCGCCTTCCCCACCCGGCGGCCGCGACGAGCTCCGCGATGtcggcctccgcctcgccgaaCTCGCGCGCTCCGTCCGCGTCCGCTTCTCCTTCCGCGGCGTCGCCGCCAACACCCTCGACGAGGTCCACCCGTGGATGCTCCAGATCGCGCCCGGGGAAGCCGTCGCGGTCAACTCCGTGCTCcagctccaccgcctcctcgccaGCCCAGCCGATCTTCAGGCCCAGGCGCCCATCGACGCCGTTCTCGACTGCGTCGCGTCCTTGCGGCCCAAGATCTTCACGGTCGTTGAGCAAGAGGCCGACCACAACAAGCCGGGGTTCCTCGACAGGTTCACCGAGGCGCTCTTCTACTACTCCGCGGTCTTCGACTCGCTCGACGCCACGAGCGCCGGCGCGAGCAGCaacgccgccatggccgaggcTTACCTCCAGAGGGAGATCTGCGACATCGTGTGCCACGAGGGCGCCGCCCGGACGGAGAGGCACGAGCCCCTCTCGCGGTGGCGGGACAGGCTAGGCCGGGCCGGGCTGAGAGCCGTGCCGCTCGGGCCGGGCGCGCTCCGGCAGGCGAGGATGCTGGTGGGCCTGTTCTCCGGCGAGGGCCACTCcgtggaggaggccgaggggTGCCTCACGCTCGGGTGGCACGGGCGCACGCTGTTCTCGGCGTCCGCGTGGcgagcggccggcgacggaggcggcggcgaagagaACATCGACAGTAATAACAGCAACATTGGCGGCGGTAGTAGTGGCAGCGACAGTAACAACAGCAGCTGCGGGGTCGTTGGTGCTGCCAACATGTTTTTGTAA